One genomic segment of uncultured Desulfobacter sp. includes these proteins:
- a CDS encoding ArsC/Spx/MgsR family protein, which produces MAQVTFYEKPGCINNTKQKKWLAAAGHVVTEKNILETQWTREELLLYFGDRPVAEWFNRSAPLVKTKAVIPESVDSEEALDLMLKNPILIKRPLLRVEDERMQGFPVEAVHTWIGLNPSKGNEAIVEQLRKENLGLCPMLAKNTSCDEQKIS; this is translated from the coding sequence GTGGCCCAAGTTACATTTTACGAGAAACCCGGCTGTATAAACAACACCAAACAAAAAAAATGGCTTGCGGCTGCAGGCCATGTTGTAACCGAAAAAAACATTTTGGAAACCCAGTGGACCCGGGAGGAACTGCTTCTTTATTTTGGGGATAGACCTGTGGCGGAATGGTTTAACAGGAGTGCGCCTCTGGTGAAAACCAAAGCGGTAATCCCGGAATCTGTCGACAGTGAAGAGGCCCTTGACTTAATGTTAAAAAACCCCATTCTCATCAAACGTCCTCTGCTTCGTGTGGAAGATGAAAGAATGCAGGGCTTTCCCGTAGAGGCGGTTCATACCTGGATCGGATTGAATCCATCAAAAGGGAATGAAGCCATTGTTGAACAACTTCGAAAGGAAAACCTTGGCCTCTGCCCGATGCTGGCAAAAAACACCAGCTGTGATGAACAGAAAATAAGCTGA
- the cobM gene encoding precorrin-4 C(11)-methyltransferase, which produces MKKYPILFTGAGPGAPDLITVRGMKALEKADYILYAGSLVPEAVLTWAGDAAEKTSSAGMHLDEMVDAMAHAWGKGLRVVRLHTGDPSLYGAIAEQMMLLDQREIPYEVIPGVTAAFAAAAALKVEYTVPEQSQTLIFTRISGRTPVPEKESLESLAVHKASMAIYLSAGMAQQVQNILAGTYGPKAPVAVAYRVSHPEERIIITMVDRLAETMAENAITRLALIIVGPFLETETDARSMLYDRAFAHGYRDKA; this is translated from the coding sequence ATGAAAAAATATCCGATTCTATTTACCGGGGCAGGGCCGGGGGCTCCGGATTTGATAACGGTCAGGGGCATGAAAGCTTTAGAAAAGGCTGATTATATTCTCTACGCAGGGTCTTTGGTGCCCGAAGCTGTGTTGACCTGGGCCGGTGACGCGGCCGAAAAAACGTCCAGCGCCGGTATGCACCTGGACGAGATGGTGGATGCCATGGCCCATGCCTGGGGCAAGGGGCTTAGGGTCGTGCGGTTGCACACCGGTGATCCGTCCCTTTACGGGGCCATTGCTGAGCAGATGATGCTGCTGGACCAACGGGAGATCCCTTACGAAGTGATCCCGGGTGTCACCGCCGCTTTTGCCGCAGCTGCCGCGCTTAAGGTTGAATACACCGTGCCGGAACAATCCCAGACCCTGATCTTCACCCGGATTTCAGGCCGGACCCCGGTGCCGGAAAAAGAGTCTTTGGAAAGCCTTGCCGTCCATAAAGCGTCCATGGCGATTTACTTAAGCGCCGGTATGGCCCAACAGGTGCAGAATATCCTGGCCGGAACCTATGGGCCCAAAGCACCGGTGGCCGTGGCCTATCGGGTGAGCCATCCCGAAGAGCGTATCATTATTACCATGGTGGACCGGTTGGCCGAAACCATGGCGGAAAACGCAATCACCCGCCTGGCACTCATCATTGTGGGGCCTTTTCTGGAGACGGAAACGGATGCCAGGTCAATGCTGTACGACCGGGCCTTTGCACACGGATACCGGGACAAGGCGTGA
- the cbiE gene encoding precorrin-6y C5,15-methyltransferase (decarboxylating) subunit CbiE → MNEPVHVIGMGLGPSDLTASHLELIDRAAVLVGGKRHLSYFGEIRAVKKEISSPVSGVLDFIEENMTGGLVVVLASGDPLFFGIGKTLIARLGPDKVFIYPNVTSMAAAFARLKLPWQDAAWVSLHGRDNMSVLAKAMDDRDLLCVLTDPKNDPWAVKKQVDTHDYAWQMWVLENLGAPEEKISTMDEHTDVDTVFAQPNVVVLQKGELAAPSGPLRLGIPDNWFVHEKGLITKTPVRVLSLASLELAPDNILWDLGAGSGSVGIEATLFLPDGFVYAVEKNQRRVAQIKANVERFKVKNLSVILAQLPHGLANLPRPDRVFIGGSGKNLGQVLDVVATVLNPLGRIVVNTVLMETLHLAVSVLEEKGFGVSLTQAQISKSRSMPWGRRMEALNPVWIIAAQKGRP, encoded by the coding sequence ATGAATGAACCAGTTCATGTGATCGGCATGGGCCTTGGCCCGTCGGATCTTACCGCATCCCATCTGGAACTCATTGACAGGGCAGCTGTTTTGGTGGGGGGAAAACGGCATTTGTCATATTTTGGGGAAATAAGGGCCGTAAAAAAAGAGATCTCAAGCCCTGTGTCCGGGGTGCTGGATTTCATCGAAGAGAATATGACTGGTGGGCTTGTGGTGGTTTTGGCATCTGGAGACCCATTGTTTTTTGGTATAGGCAAAACGTTGATCGCACGTCTGGGACCGGATAAAGTTTTCATTTATCCTAATGTCACCAGCATGGCTGCCGCTTTTGCGCGGCTTAAATTGCCCTGGCAGGATGCGGCCTGGGTGAGTCTGCACGGCCGGGACAATATGTCCGTTCTGGCAAAGGCCATGGATGACAGGGACCTGCTGTGTGTACTTACCGATCCTAAGAACGATCCCTGGGCTGTTAAAAAACAGGTGGATACCCATGATTATGCCTGGCAGATGTGGGTGCTGGAGAATCTGGGTGCCCCGGAAGAAAAAATCTCCACCATGGATGAGCACACAGACGTAGATACGGTTTTTGCCCAGCCCAATGTGGTGGTGCTTCAAAAAGGTGAATTGGCCGCCCCGTCCGGCCCCTTGCGTTTGGGGATCCCGGATAACTGGTTTGTCCATGAAAAAGGTCTGATTACCAAGACCCCGGTTCGCGTTCTATCTTTGGCCTCCCTGGAACTGGCTCCGGACAATATTTTGTGGGATCTGGGGGCAGGTTCGGGGTCTGTGGGGATTGAAGCCACGTTGTTTTTACCGGATGGGTTTGTTTATGCCGTGGAGAAAAATCAGCGCCGTGTCGCACAGATCAAGGCCAATGTTGAGCGGTTCAAGGTTAAAAATTTGTCTGTCATATTGGCACAACTTCCCCATGGGTTGGCGAATCTGCCAAGGCCTGACCGGGTTTTTATCGGTGGCTCCGGCAAAAATCTGGGTCAGGTGCTGGATGTGGTGGCAACGGTTTTGAATCCTTTGGGCAGAATCGTTGTTAATACCGTATTGATGGAGACCCTGCATCTGGCAGTATCGGTGTTGGAAGAAAAGGGCTTTGGGGTGAGCCTGACCCAGGCCCAGATCAGCAAATCCCGTAGCATGCCCTGGGGGCGGCGCATGGAAGCGTTAAATCCTGTGTGGATTATTGCCGCACAAAAAGGAAGGCCATGA
- a CDS encoding SPFH domain-containing protein yields the protein MKKLILLLAVMVLILPAGCVPHSTDSTEVGVRTIKFSFFGKKGVEEKYYAPGSTYFFMPFINDWHTFDTKLQNLEMTYDANKGDRRTRDDLLFKTIDGNDISLDVIIVYKIDPAKAPYILQHVAKDDMDLRQKVVRTIVRSKPRDIFGELKTEEFYVAANRGDQARKTKEYLQKMFKPMGIVIEKVLTKDYRFNPKYQKAIEDKKVADQLVEKNKSAQHAVQEEYVRKLEEARGEVNGMIADVDGEFMKSKIEADVYYEKQQLLAQAIKAEGEAQAKGIQEMNNAMASGGGEALVKLKIAEALQGKKLILLPVSEGGMNLKTTNINELIQTMGVQGLGKK from the coding sequence ATGAAAAAATTGATTCTTTTGTTGGCCGTTATGGTTTTGATTCTGCCGGCCGGTTGCGTTCCCCATTCAACAGACAGCACAGAGGTGGGTGTCAGAACAATAAAATTTTCATTTTTTGGGAAAAAGGGCGTGGAAGAAAAATATTATGCCCCGGGTTCCACCTATTTTTTTATGCCCTTTATCAATGACTGGCATACCTTTGATACCAAGCTTCAAAATCTTGAAATGACCTATGACGCTAATAAAGGCGATAGAAGAACCCGGGATGATCTGCTGTTTAAAACCATAGACGGCAATGACATCAGCCTTGATGTCATCATCGTATATAAAATTGATCCTGCAAAGGCCCCCTATATCTTGCAGCATGTGGCAAAAGACGACATGGATCTTCGACAGAAAGTTGTGCGCACCATTGTCCGAAGCAAACCCCGGGACATTTTTGGCGAATTGAAAACAGAAGAATTTTACGTTGCGGCAAACAGGGGCGACCAGGCCCGGAAAACAAAAGAATATCTGCAAAAGATGTTCAAACCCATGGGCATTGTCATTGAAAAGGTGCTGACCAAGGACTACCGGTTTAACCCCAAATACCAGAAAGCCATTGAGGATAAAAAGGTGGCTGACCAACTGGTCGAAAAGAACAAGTCTGCCCAGCATGCAGTCCAGGAAGAGTACGTCCGTAAACTCGAAGAGGCCAGGGGCGAAGTCAACGGGATGATCGCCGATGTGGACGGAGAGTTCATGAAATCCAAAATTGAGGCAGATGTCTATTATGAAAAACAGCAGCTTCTTGCCCAGGCCATTAAGGCCGAAGGGGAGGCCCAAGCCAAGGGCATTCAAGAGATGAACAATGCCATGGCCAGTGGCGGAGGGGAAGCTTTGGTCAAGTTGAAAATTGCTGAAGCCCTTCAGGGCAAAAAATTGATTCTTTTACCGGTATCCGAAGGCGGAATGAATTTGAAAACAACCAATATAAATGAACTTATTCAAACCATGGGGGTTCAGGGGCTTGGTAAAAAATAA
- a CDS encoding SPFH domain-containing protein, with amino-acid sequence MESPDNLEEYPPRKIHPTSEFIKKVRLPKSKFKIPRTIKILTVLVILAVLAYGSFLEYIRPYEYGIKVNKIGFHRGVQKKVYETGLYLVLPFGIQEMHKLPKALQVLELTNSAETTAYDTRIERAAHIQTSDGFFVDVDVSIIYRINDPYKVFTDIGPGRLFEDNGIIPKTEPALKNSLGKLTTEEFFNSPMRVEKALAAKQELNEELKEKGIVVEHVLVRYFQYSDEIQKNIEEKKLKDQLVFKNQAEARAAIEGAKLTKIEQEGKVLVAVELEKGKAYVTKKDAEKDLYYRKKIAEADLLVKLAEAEQIRLKNEALQGKGAERMVGLKMAEVYKGIDVVILPSDGPSGVNPLDLNNALELFDVRSKGGAR; translated from the coding sequence ATGGAGAGCCCGGACAATTTGGAAGAATATCCCCCTAGGAAAATTCATCCAACCTCAGAATTTATAAAAAAAGTCAGGTTGCCAAAGTCCAAATTTAAAATACCGCGCACCATCAAGATCCTCACGGTGCTGGTGATACTTGCCGTTTTGGCATATGGTTCGTTTCTGGAGTATATTCGGCCCTATGAATACGGCATAAAGGTCAATAAAATCGGTTTTCACCGTGGCGTGCAAAAAAAAGTTTATGAAACAGGTCTTTACCTGGTGCTTCCCTTTGGTATTCAGGAAATGCACAAGCTGCCAAAGGCATTGCAGGTTTTGGAGTTGACCAACTCTGCCGAGACGACCGCCTATGATACCAGAATAGAAAGAGCTGCCCATATTCAGACCTCTGACGGATTTTTCGTGGATGTGGATGTCTCCATCATTTATCGCATCAATGACCCCTACAAGGTTTTTACCGACATTGGTCCCGGCCGGCTGTTTGAAGACAACGGCATTATCCCGAAAACAGAGCCTGCCCTTAAAAACAGTCTCGGAAAGCTGACCACCGAAGAGTTTTTCAACAGCCCCATGAGAGTTGAAAAAGCCCTGGCGGCAAAGCAGGAGTTAAATGAAGAACTCAAAGAGAAGGGTATCGTGGTCGAGCATGTTCTGGTCCGTTATTTCCAGTACAGCGATGAAATTCAGAAAAATATTGAAGAAAAGAAACTCAAAGACCAGCTTGTTTTTAAAAATCAGGCAGAGGCCAGGGCTGCCATTGAGGGTGCCAAATTGACCAAAATTGAACAGGAAGGCAAGGTGCTCGTCGCTGTTGAGCTTGAAAAGGGAAAAGCCTATGTCACCAAAAAAGATGCTGAAAAGGATCTGTACTACAGAAAAAAAATTGCTGAAGCGGATCTTCTTGTAAAATTGGCTGAAGCGGAACAAATTCGTTTGAAAAATGAAGCACTCCAGGGGAAAGGGGCTGAACGTATGGTCGGGCTGAAAATGGCCGAGGTGTATAAAGGCATTGATGTTGTCATTCTGCCCAGTGACGGGCCATCCGGGGTCAACCCCCTTGACTTGAACAATGCCCTGGAACTTTTTGATGTCCGCAGCAAAGGAGGTGCCAGATGA
- the cbiD gene encoding cobalt-precorrin-5B (C(1))-methyltransferase CbiD, translated as MSDRETKNLRQGFTTGTAAAAAVKAALVYLFTKQVPGSVNINLLNGQVLEVLVDLVSPHNGLIRAVVVKDAGDDPDITHRARIGAVVGLTNDPGMVQITGGKGVGMVTKPGLEVPPGEPAINPGPRKMIRESALQILNAYHSNAGVSAEIFVENGEALAEKTLNRRLGIEGGLSILGTTGLVKPLSHEAYTATIRSAMSVARACGCVHVVLTTGRRSERFSQAFFFDLYESHPEAFIQIGDFFGMSMECLAENKIPNATLAVFFGKALKMAQGFVHTHAAKSDLTMDWLADVVKEETGNNTLTREVLNANTARHAFGMVWPGYPRVLEKVGAAMIRAAEKFCPAPCRFRAIIYDFQGAVAFDSRQ; from the coding sequence TTGTCGGATAGAGAGACGAAAAATTTACGTCAGGGATTTACTACGGGCACGGCAGCTGCGGCTGCGGTAAAAGCGGCCTTGGTATACCTGTTTACAAAGCAGGTTCCCGGATCGGTAAACATCAATCTGCTTAACGGTCAGGTTCTTGAGGTGCTCGTTGACTTGGTATCTCCACACAATGGTCTGATCCGGGCCGTGGTGGTTAAGGATGCCGGGGATGACCCGGATATTACCCACCGGGCCCGGATTGGTGCTGTGGTGGGCCTGACAAATGACCCCGGGATGGTGCAGATCACCGGCGGCAAAGGTGTGGGCATGGTCACTAAGCCCGGCCTTGAGGTCCCGCCGGGAGAACCTGCCATCAATCCCGGCCCCCGGAAGATGATCCGTGAATCCGCCTTGCAGATACTCAATGCGTATCATAGTAATGCCGGGGTGAGCGCTGAAATTTTTGTGGAGAACGGCGAAGCGCTGGCAGAAAAAACCCTGAACCGCCGATTGGGCATAGAAGGGGGCTTGTCCATTCTGGGCACTACAGGACTTGTAAAACCCTTGTCCCACGAGGCCTACACCGCCACCATCCGCTCGGCCATGTCCGTGGCCCGGGCGTGTGGGTGCGTTCATGTCGTTTTGACCACAGGACGGCGATCCGAGCGGTTTTCCCAAGCATTTTTTTTTGATCTGTACGAGTCGCATCCAGAGGCGTTTATACAGATAGGGGATTTTTTCGGCATGTCCATGGAATGCCTTGCTGAAAATAAAATTCCCAATGCCACCCTGGCCGTGTTTTTCGGCAAAGCCCTGAAAATGGCCCAGGGGTTTGTCCATACCCATGCCGCCAAGTCGGATCTCACCATGGACTGGTTGGCGGATGTGGTCAAAGAAGAGACCGGCAATAATACCCTGACCCGGGAGGTTTTAAATGCCAACACGGCCCGGCATGCCTTTGGGATGGTCTGGCCCGGTTACCCCCGGGTGCTGGAAAAAGTAGGCGCAGCCATGATACGGGCTGCCGAAAAATTTTGCCCGGCACCGTGCCGGTTCAGGGCCATTATTTATGACTTTCAAGGGGCTGTTGCCTTTGATTCCCGTCAATGA
- a CDS encoding nucleoside recognition protein, with translation MNPKKKKNNGLMLLIGFLITGIVLAAGLAWVEGVTAAKLPGRLLLPLCRMLAFVGIGLVVAQAIDDTGWTRKLGALAAPVFRFANLGNRCSAAFTAAFFSGVSANAMLLDFYKEKQITRRQLFLTNFINQFPAFFLHLPMTFFIVVPLTRTAGLLYFLLTFLATCVRTFLFILFGRFFVAPPNIAPVVSDDVQAGDAQGMSKKKNPLMQSLKKKLPARFSRVMAFVVPIYTVVYVLTAAGAFDAVENFMTRFAVQNFVPAQSLSVVVLSFAAEFTAGFAAAGALMDAGTITVKQTVIALLLGNIIAFPIRAIRHQLPRYMGIFSPGMGLAMLLMGQGFRMASIIFVGLVYWFVG, from the coding sequence TTGAATCCTAAGAAAAAAAAGAATAATGGCCTGATGCTTTTAATCGGGTTTTTGATAACAGGAATCGTGCTTGCCGCGGGTCTTGCCTGGGTGGAGGGTGTTACTGCGGCAAAGCTGCCGGGCCGTCTGCTTTTACCCCTTTGCCGGATGCTGGCCTTTGTCGGCATTGGCCTTGTGGTGGCCCAAGCCATTGATGACACGGGCTGGACCCGCAAACTGGGTGCTTTAGCTGCCCCGGTATTCCGGTTTGCCAATCTGGGCAACCGATGTTCTGCCGCATTTACGGCGGCTTTTTTTTCAGGGGTGTCGGCCAATGCCATGCTCCTGGATTTTTACAAGGAAAAGCAGATCACCCGGCGTCAGCTTTTTTTGACCAACTTCATCAATCAGTTCCCGGCCTTTTTTCTGCACCTGCCCATGACTTTTTTTATTGTGGTGCCCTTAACGCGCACGGCAGGGTTGCTCTATTTCCTTTTGACCTTTCTGGCGACCTGCGTTCGTACGTTTTTGTTCATCCTGTTCGGACGCTTTTTTGTGGCGCCCCCAAATATAGCGCCTGTCGTGAGTGATGATGTCCAGGCCGGGGATGCCCAGGGCATGTCAAAAAAGAAAAATCCTTTGATGCAGTCTTTAAAGAAAAAGCTTCCCGCCCGGTTTTCCCGGGTGATGGCCTTTGTGGTTCCGATCTACACCGTGGTGTACGTGCTGACCGCGGCCGGTGCCTTTGATGCCGTTGAAAACTTTATGACCCGGTTTGCCGTGCAGAATTTTGTCCCGGCCCAGTCTTTAAGCGTGGTGGTCTTGAGTTTTGCCGCGGAGTTTACGGCAGGGTTTGCCGCGGCAGGCGCCTTGATGGATGCCGGCACCATCACCGTGAAACAGACCGTGATTGCACTGCTTTTAGGCAATATCATTGCGTTTCCCATCCGGGCCATCCGGCATCAGTTACCCCGGTACATGGGCATTTTTTCACCGGGTATGGGACTTGCCATGTTATTGATGGGCCAGGGGTTCCGGATGGCAAGTATTATTTTTGTGGGACTGGTGTATTGGTTTGTCGGATAG
- the cobI gene encoding precorrin-2 C(20)-methyltransferase — protein sequence MTQGILYGIGVGPGDPDFITLKAVEILSQVDMVFAASSAKNSHSQAAEIAKPHLKASVPIQILPFPMTRSRQAMEAVWQDNAEIVIKVLEQGKNAAFITLGDCMTYSTYGYLLKSIRKLAPHIEICSIPGITSYQAAAARINTPLVEGEESMTLLSGVMGGDKFREISDHTDNVVFLKAYKNAGDIVTALDEAGMAEKSVGIVKCGLEGEQIVRNVNVFQEKKPDYWTLIISKKSGHCLES from the coding sequence ATGACCCAAGGTATTTTGTACGGCATTGGTGTGGGCCCCGGAGACCCGGATTTCATCACCTTGAAAGCCGTTGAAATTTTGAGTCAGGTGGACATGGTGTTTGCCGCGTCCTCTGCAAAAAATTCCCACAGCCAGGCGGCTGAGATCGCCAAACCCCATTTAAAGGCGTCTGTGCCCATTCAAATATTGCCCTTTCCCATGACCCGGAGCAGGCAGGCCATGGAAGCCGTGTGGCAGGATAATGCCGAAATCGTCATTAAGGTGCTGGAGCAGGGCAAAAATGCCGCCTTTATCACCCTTGGCGATTGCATGACCTATTCCACTTACGGATATCTGCTTAAGTCTATCCGGAAGTTGGCCCCGCACATTGAGATCTGCTCCATTCCCGGCATCACTTCCTACCAGGCGGCAGCGGCCCGCATCAATACGCCTCTGGTGGAAGGCGAGGAGTCCATGACCCTTTTATCCGGTGTCATGGGCGGGGACAAGTTCCGGGAAATCAGCGATCATACGGACAATGTGGTTTTTCTTAAAGCGTATAAAAATGCCGGTGACATTGTAACGGCTTTGGATGAGGCAGGCATGGCGGAAAAAAGTGTGGGCATTGTCAAATGCGGGCTTGAAGGTGAGCAGATTGTCCGCAATGTTAATGTGTTTCAGGAGAAGAAACCCGATTACTGGACCTTGATCATATCCAAGAAAAGCGGGCATTGCCTTGAATCCTAA
- a CDS encoding precorrin-8X methylmutase translates to MKPHEIEAKSFAIIDAEAGPHNFNPDEWKIVRRMIHTTADFEYMQMVRISNNAVAAGINAIRSGCTVITDTNMAKTGIRKDLLASFGGRCECLMADPQVATQAKERGVTRARVAVEKAAHMMENGIYVVGNAPTALLHLLDMIKNKEADPALVVGLPVGFVNAAESKAALMETNMPYITNVGRKGGSNVAASVINALALIAGDKVAGERT, encoded by the coding sequence ATGAAGCCCCATGAAATTGAAGCAAAAAGCTTTGCCATCATTGACGCGGAGGCCGGTCCCCACAATTTTAACCCGGATGAGTGGAAGATTGTGCGGCGTATGATTCATACCACAGCGGATTTTGAATATATGCAGATGGTCAGGATCTCCAACAATGCTGTGGCGGCAGGGATCAACGCCATCCGCAGCGGATGCACCGTGATTACCGACACCAATATGGCCAAAACCGGCATCCGCAAAGACCTTTTAGCAAGTTTCGGCGGCAGGTGTGAATGCCTCATGGCTGATCCCCAGGTGGCGACCCAGGCAAAGGAAAGAGGGGTGACCCGGGCCCGTGTAGCGGTGGAAAAGGCCGCACATATGATGGAAAACGGCATTTATGTGGTGGGTAACGCCCCCACGGCTTTGCTTCATCTGCTGGATATGATAAAAAACAAAGAGGCTGATCCGGCCCTTGTTGTGGGACTTCCCGTGGGGTTTGTCAATGCGGCGGAATCCAAGGCAGCCCTGATGGAAACCAACATGCCTTATATTACAAATGTGGGGCGCAAAGGCGGCTCCAATGTGGCGGCAAGTGTGATTAACGCGTTGGCACTGATTGCAGGAGATAAGGTTGCCGGTGAAAGGACGTAA
- a CDS encoding cobyrinate a,c-diamide synthase, with protein sequence MKGIVVAGVHSGCGKTTITLGLMAAFKRRGLHVAPFKAGPDFIDPGYHTTITGVAGRNLDGWMLKKQTNLEIFRQNTGQADIAVVEGVMGLFDGYDGRTEAGSTAQLAKWLDLPVLLVVDARSMARSAGALVQGFENFDPDLKFAGLLFNKVGSPVHLDYLIQALEGNVKMPCLGGVGRNPDIEIPSRHLGLVTSDDHGIDGQMQDVLADLVENCMDLDALLDSLPWIPTDTPTPPEKKPALVRIAVARDAAFCFYYPENIELLEQAGAQIIYFSPLSDPDLPDNIDGLYLGGGYPELHARILAKNIGFKQAVSQACKNGMPIYAECGGFMTLCRNLEDLDGQYHDMVGCFGFTCRMSKTLRALGYREITLNRDTILGQTGVTARGHEFHYSSLDDHGEKSVYNASDRTGGTRAVPGFEKNRTLGSYLHLHFKSNPDVPQNFVQACFQYQKERKTFRK encoded by the coding sequence ATGAAAGGGATTGTGGTTGCAGGCGTTCACTCCGGGTGCGGAAAGACCACCATCACCCTGGGGCTGATGGCGGCATTCAAGCGCCGTGGATTGCATGTTGCGCCCTTTAAGGCGGGACCTGATTTCATTGATCCGGGGTACCACACCACCATCACAGGGGTTGCTGGCCGTAATTTGGATGGTTGGATGCTTAAAAAGCAGACCAACCTGGAAATTTTTCGACAAAACACCGGGCAGGCTGACATTGCCGTGGTGGAAGGAGTGATGGGCCTGTTTGACGGGTATGACGGCAGGACCGAGGCCGGTTCCACGGCCCAGCTGGCCAAATGGCTGGACCTGCCCGTGCTCCTGGTGGTGGATGCCCGGAGTATGGCCCGCAGTGCCGGGGCCTTGGTCCAGGGATTTGAAAATTTTGACCCGGACCTTAAATTCGCAGGACTTCTATTCAACAAGGTGGGTAGTCCCGTCCATCTAGACTATCTGATCCAGGCCCTGGAAGGCAATGTAAAGATGCCATGTCTTGGCGGGGTGGGCCGGAACCCGGACATTGAAATTCCTTCCCGGCACTTGGGCCTTGTCACCAGTGATGACCATGGGATTGACGGTCAGATGCAGGATGTCCTGGCCGATCTGGTAGAAAATTGCATGGACCTTGATGCGTTACTGGATTCATTGCCCTGGATTCCCACAGATACGCCGACGCCCCCCGAAAAGAAACCGGCGCTTGTGCGTATTGCCGTGGCCCGGGATGCGGCATTCTGCTTCTATTATCCTGAAAATATAGAACTGCTGGAACAGGCCGGTGCACAGATTATTTATTTTTCACCGCTGTCGGACCCGGATCTTCCGGATAACATAGACGGCTTGTATCTTGGTGGCGGATATCCGGAACTGCATGCCCGAATCCTTGCGAAAAATATCGGATTCAAGCAGGCTGTATCCCAGGCATGCAAAAACGGTATGCCCATTTATGCCGAGTGCGGCGGGTTCATGACCCTTTGCCGTAATCTGGAAGATTTAGACGGGCAATACCACGACATGGTCGGATGTTTTGGGTTTACCTGCCGCATGTCTAAAACATTGCGAGCCCTTGGATATCGGGAAATTACGTTGAACCGGGACACGATTCTTGGCCAGACAGGTGTGACGGCCCGGGGACATGAGTTTCATTACTCCAGCCTGGATGACCATGGGGAAAAAAGCGTGTACAATGCCAGTGACCGGACCGGCGGCACCCGCGCCGTGCCGGGTTTTGAAAAGAATCGGACCCTTGGCAGCTACCTGCACCTGCATTTTAAAAGCAATCCGGATGTGCCGCAAAATTTTGTACAGGCGTGTTTTCAATATCAAAAAGAAAGGAAAACTTTTCGTAAATGA
- a CDS encoding ABC transporter substrate-binding protein: protein MKIINSIIIIFFSFFLFWAVPEQSHAGNVVADAGGRSIKVDAPFTRVISLYGAHTRNLKKLGLDDEIIGICPMDKWAGKPIFSYHDGLEKFLAARSDLVLIRPMIDRAYVALVKGMERAGIVVVSLQPGSVEEMFDYWLALGTLTGKVNQAQQMVSAFKDEVARILAVTRAIPDKKQVYFEAIHSRMKTFTPGSMAIFALETAGGVNLAQDAPSVRDTNIAFYGKERILSHAHEIDVFLAQKGAMNQPTIEMIKNEPGFDVIRAVKENQIFIVDEKIVSRPTMDLLKGIHTIADMLYPGVFENGGVQ from the coding sequence ATGAAGATCATTAATTCCATAATTATTATATTTTTTTCATTTTTTCTGTTCTGGGCCGTGCCCGAGCAAAGTCATGCCGGTAATGTTGTTGCGGATGCCGGCGGACGCAGCATTAAGGTTGATGCGCCTTTTACCCGGGTTATCAGCCTGTATGGTGCCCATACCCGGAATTTGAAAAAATTGGGACTTGATGATGAAATTATCGGTATCTGTCCCATGGACAAGTGGGCGGGGAAACCGATATTTTCCTACCATGACGGGCTTGAAAAATTTCTGGCTGCCCGATCGGACCTGGTTTTGATCCGGCCCATGATCGACCGGGCTTATGTTGCCCTGGTAAAGGGTATGGAAAGAGCCGGTATTGTTGTTGTTTCCCTTCAGCCCGGCAGTGTGGAGGAGATGTTTGACTACTGGCTGGCCCTGGGCACTCTGACCGGCAAGGTTAATCAAGCACAGCAGATGGTCTCCGCATTCAAGGATGAAGTCGCCCGGATTTTGGCGGTAACCCGGGCTATCCCGGATAAAAAACAGGTCTATTTTGAGGCCATTCATTCCCGGATGAAAACCTTTACCCCCGGTTCCATGGCCATCTTTGCTTTGGAAACAGCGGGCGGTGTAAACCTTGCCCAGGACGCGCCCTCCGTAAGAGATACCAATATCGCCTTTTACGGCAAGGAGCGGATTTTATCCCATGCCCATGAAATTGATGTTTTTTTAGCCCAGAAAGGCGCCATGAACCAGCCCACAATCGAGATGATCAAAAATGAGCCCGGTTTTGATGTGATCCGGGCGGTAAAGGAAAATCAAATTTTCATTGTGGACGAAAAGATCGTATCCCGGCCCACCATGGATTTGCTCAAAGGCATTCACACCATTGCAGACATGCTTTATCCCGGGGTATTTGAAAATGGCGGTGTGCAATGA